The following DNA comes from Myxococcales bacterium.
CTTCGTGGTGATGTTCGCGCTCTCGTTCTTCATGAGCCGGCGCGTGGGCGCGGACTACAAGCAGACCGTCACGCTCTCTTTCACCGCCGCCTCCAACAACTTCGAGCTCGCCATCGCGGTCGCCATCGCGAGCTTCGGCATCCACAGCGGCGCGGCCTTCGCCGCGGTCATCGGCCCGCTCGTCGAGGTGCCGGTGCTCATCGGCCTCGTGAACGTGGCCCTGTGGGCTCAGAGGCGCTTCTTCCCGAACACCCCGCTCGAGGTCGCGGCAGCCGCCTGCGCGGTCCCGAGCGCTCCCGAGAGTAAGGCATGAGCACGATGAACAACGACAAGACGATCCTTTTCCTCTGCGTCGCCAACTCGGCGCGCAGCCAGATGGCCGAGGGCCTCGCGCGGAAGCTGTTCGGCTCGCGCATCGCAGTGCAAAGCGCGGGCAGCGAACCGTCGACGGTGAATCCGTACGCAATCGAGGCGATGCGCGAAGTCGGCGTCGATCTCACGACGCACCACTCGAAGTCGGTGCAGACGATCGACCCCTCCACGGTCGCTACGGTCATCACGCTCTGCGCCGAGGAGGTCTGCCCGGTCTTTCTGGGCAAGGCCCGCAGACGCCATTGGCCCATCCAGGACCCGGCGAGCAAAGACGCATCGTTGCCGCGCGACGAGATGCTCACGCGTTTTCGCACGGCGCGCGCCCAGATCCAGGCTCGCCTCGAAGTGCTGGATTCGCTCATGGGGCTACCTGAGGGGCCCAAGGCGCAGGAGTTCCACGCCAGCGTTCGCGTAAAGAACCTGGCCAGGAGCACGCGGTTCTACGCCTGGCTCCTTGGTTCGGAACCGAAGGAATGGACGCATCGCGACTCGACGTTCGTCCACCCCGAGCTCCACACGAACTTCGTGGTCGTCGTCGCCGACAACAAGGAACTGCACCACGACACACTGGCGCACCTCGGCATCGACGTCGGCACCAAGGCGGCGGTAATCCGTGCGTATGAGCTGGCGAAGGCAGCGGTCGTGACCGTGCAGAAGCCGCCGCGGACGACGTGGCGCGGCACGCCGCTTCACGAGCTGTGGCTCGAAGACCCCGACGGGAATTCGATCGAGATCTACGCGCGCCTCACCCCGGACGAGCTCGCCGAGAAACCCGAGAACCTCGAACCCTCGGCGCTGGCGTAGCGCATGCGCGCGCCTGCCTGGCTCCGACCCGTGACCGGAGAGCTGCTGGGCAGCGCGCTCCTCGTCGCGGTCATGTTCGGGTCGGGCGCGATCCGGGTGCAGCTCGGCGCCGGTACGATGGCGGGCGCATGGCTCGGCTCCATCGCGCTGGGGCTCGGCTACGGCTTTGTGCTCTGGTCCTTCGGCGGGCTCTCCGGAGCGCAGACGAACCCGCTCGTCACGCTCCTCGCGTCCGCCGTGGGCGATCAGCGCTGGAGCAGCGCGGCCGCACGGATCGTCGCGCAGCTCCCAGGGGCCACCGCCGCGACGCTCATCGCCGCGCAGATCGGGCCGCTCTGGGCGAGCGGCGACACCGCCATCGCGGGCGCACGCGGTGTCGCGGAGGCCGTCGCCAGCTTCGGGTTCGTCCTCGTCGCGCTCGGCGTGGCGCAGCGTCGGGACATCAAGGTCCCGCTCGCCCTCGGCTCCTTCGCAACGGCGAGCTTCTGGATGACCGGCCACGCGACCGTGGGCAACCCGCTCCTGGTCCTCTCGTTCTTCGTGGTCCGCGGTGAGCACGACGCAGGTGGCCTGCTGATTGCGCTCGGCGGCGTGGTGCTCGGCGCGCTGCTCGCCGTCGCCGTCGCGCGGTTTCTCTTCCCGCGCGCTCGGGAGGCGGCGAGCTGCCTCCTGTTCGCCCCGCAGGGAGTCCGGCGATGACGCCCGACGTTCGTGCCAGCAGGCATCGCCCTGCTCGCCTTGGGTGTCGCCGGGTGCCGTGGCGCGGCAGCCGAGCGTGACGCCTTCGCGCTCGAAGCAGGACGTGTCCGAAGCCTGACCCCGAAAGGCGGCCGAGTTGATGGCGCAGGCGACGTGGTACGGGAGCCGCTTCGCGTGAGCCAAGAGTGGCGGCTGGCACGCGAAACGGACTGGATCTCTTTCAGCGCGGATGCGGCGAGCAGGCTCGCCGCGACGTATCGGTGCACCCCCGAGGCAGACACGCTGTCCTGCGCTCGACCGATCCCAGTTGACCAACCCGGGCCTCCAGTGGAAAGCGCTCAACGTGAAGCGGCGCCTCGGCGTGGCCGTCGGCGACGGCGAACCGACCGAATAGTCGCTGTCCCGATGTCGAGGTTGCGCTTGTCGTTCACGTCGGCGACACGGGGACCGCGCGCGGCTCGGCAGGCGTTCAGGAGCAGCAAATCCGTAAGCCGCTGAATCACGAGCTGGGAAAGTCGGCGTGGCACGGCGGTGCGAGCGACGGCCGCCGCGTCCTCGGCCTCCCGTGCCGCCCTGCGCTCGCGCAGGAGGAGCTTGATCATTTCTTGATGCCGGGCGGGCGCGGCTTGACCGCGCCGAGATCAGCGAGGCCGTACGAATCGGGGAACGGAGTCGCTCATGCGCTCGCCATCCATAAACGACCTGCTCGCGCGCTGCGCCGTCGTCGTTCTGGCAACGCCGCCAGCCGACGGAGCCTGTCGAACGGCATCACCAACTTTCACGACTTCGACGACAGGGCGACCACGTGGTTCTGAACGGAGTGACCCATGACGCCCCTCTCATCTCGCCCTCGCCGGACTCTCGCGTGGCTCGGTGGAGCGCTGGTCCTCTTGGCTGCCGTCGTCGTGGTGTGCTTCATGAAGACGCGCCTGTCGCACGAGCTGTCGGAGCTTCCCGCCACCGAGCGCGCAGCCCTGTACGAGAGGACGCTCGACACGCTGCGCACGACCTGCATGCAGGCGCGCGGACCGGAGGTGGCCGAGTACTGCCGCCAGCAGGCCGACTTCATCACGCTCTTTCCCGAGTGCGACGCTGAGTGCCGCGACCTCGCTGCGCGGTTCGCACCCGGACCGTCGCGCTGAGGAGCTATTCATGGACATCCTCTTCATCACCATCATCTGCGGGTTCTTCCTGCTCACCTGGGGCTTCGTGCGCCTCTGCGAGAAGGTTTAGCCATGTCGCCACTGCTCATCCTCGGCGGCGCGCTCGCCGTACTTCTCCTCATCTACCTGGGCTTCGCGCTCCTCTATCCGGAGAAGATGTCATGACCGCGAACACCATCCTGCAGTTCTCGGTCTTTTTCGTCGCGCTCGTCGCGCTCGCGCTTCGGCTCGGTTCGTACATGGCACGGGTGTACGCCGGCGAAGCCTGGCTCGCTCAGAGGGTGCTGGGGCCGATCGAGCGCCTCCTGTACCGTGTCGCGGGGGTGCGCCCCGACGAGGAGATGTCCTGGAAGCAGTACGCGGTCAGCGTTCTGGTCTTCAACCTGCTCGGCGCGCTGAGCGTTTACGTACTTCAGCGTCTGCAAGGCGCGCTGCCGCTCAATCCAACCGGCCTCGCCAACGTATCGCCCGAGGTGTCATTCAACACCGCCGTGAGCTTCGCGACCAACACGAACTGGCAGACGTACGGGGGCGAGACGACGATGAGTCATCTCACGCAGATGCTCGGCCTCGCCGTGCAGAACTTCGTTTCGGCCGCGACCGGGATGGCCGTGCTCGTGGCCTTCATCCGAGGCTTCACCCGGCGCACGGCGGAGGGGCTTGGAAGCTTCTGGGTCGACCTGACCCGTTCGACGCTCTACGTACTCCTGCCGCTCTCGTGCGTGCTGGCGCTGCTGTTGGTCTCGCAAGGGGTCGTGCAGACGTTTTCCGGCTCCGCGACGGCGCGCCTGCTCGATCCGGTGACCGCCGAGAGCGGCACCATCGTCGACCAGACCCTCGCGCTCGGGCCCGCCGCGTCACAGATCGCGATCAAGCAACTCGGCACCAATGGCGGCGGCTTTTTCAACGTCAACTCGGCTCACCCTTTCGAGAACCCGACGCCGCTCTCGAACTTCCTCGAGGTGCTCGCGATTCTGCTCATTCCGGCTGCGCTCTGCTTCAGCTTTGGCGCGCTGGTCAGGGACCGACGCCAAGGCTGGGCCGTGTTCGCTGCCATGCTCGCGGTCTTCATCCCGCTGCTCGTGGCCACGACCTGCTTCGAGCAAGCAGGCAACCCGCGCTTCACCGGCGAAGGTGTCGATCAGGCCACGTCCACGCTCTCCGCCGGCGGCAACATGGAGGGCAAGGAAGCCCGCTTTGGCATCGCCAACAGCGCGCTGTGGGCGACGGCCACCACGGCGGCCTCGAACGGCTCCGTGAACGCCATGCACGACAGCTTCACGCCGCTCGGTGGGCTCGTGCCGATGTGGCTGATGCAGCTCGGTGAAATCATCTTTGGCGGCGTCGGCTCCGGCCTCTACGGGATGCTGGTCTATGCGGTCATCGCCGTCTTCATCGCGGGCCTCATGGTGGGGCGCACACCGGAGTATCTCGGCAAGAAGATCGAGGCGTACGAGATGAAGATGGCGTCGCTCGTCATCCTGCTCCCGGCGGCCGCGGTCCTCATCGGCGCTGCCGTCGCGTGCGTCGTGCCCGCCGGCACTGCGCCGCTCGGCAACCCCGGAGCACATGGCTTCAGCGAGATCCTCTACGCTTTCTCGTCGGGAGCGAACAACAACGGGTCCGCTTTCGGAGGCCTCAGCGTCAGCGGCACGTTCTACGCGACGGCGATCGGCCTCTGCATGTTGATCGGGCGCTTCTGGGTGATCGTCCCGGTGCTCGCCATCGCCGGCTCCTTCGCCAAAAAGAAGCTCGTGCCTGCGAGCGCCGGGACCCTGCCCACACACACGCCGCTCTTCGTGGGCCTGCTCGTCGGGACCATCGTCCTGGTGGGCGCGCTCACATTCATCCCAGCGCTGGCGCTGGGTCCCATCGTCGAGCACCTCCAGCTGTCGGGCCGCTGAAGGAGGAAACCATGTCTGATTCCGCACATCACCCGAGACCGCTGTTCGAGCTGTCCATCGTTCGGCCGGCAATCGTCGATGCGTTCAAGAAGCTCGATCCCCGGTGCATGCTGAAGAAGCCCGTCATGTTCGTGGTGGAGGTCGGGAGCGCCTTCACGACGCTTCTGTTCGTCCATGCCGCGTTCACCGGACGAGGCGATGCCCATCCCGGCTTCATCCTAGCCGTGGCACTCTGGCTCTGGTTCACGGTTCTCTTTGCAAACTTCGCCGAGGCGATGGCTGAAGGCCGCGGCAAGGCGCAGGCAGACACGCTCCGCAAGGCCCGCCAAGACGTGATCGCCAAGCGGCTCAGGCGCGGCGTCGAGCATACGGAGCAGCTGGCCGACCCGGCGCGCCGCGCTGACGCACTCGACGAGGTGGCATCGTCGTCGCTTCGCATCGACGACGTCGTATTCGTCGCCGCTGGCGAGTTGATCCCCGCCGACGGCGAGGTCATCGCGGGCGTCGCTTCGGTCGATGAGAGCGCCATCACGGGCGAGAGCGCACCGGTCATCCGGGAAAGCGGAGGCGACAGAAGCGCTGCGACCGGGGGCACGCGCGTCTTGTCAGACTGGCTCGTCATTCGTGTGACCACGAACCCTGGCGAGACGTTCCTCGACCGCATGATCGCCATGGTCGAGGGCGCCAAGAGGAAAAAGACGCCCAACGAGATCGCGCTAGACATCTTGCTCGCGGCGCTGACCATCGTCTTCCTCCTCGCGACGGTTACGCTGCTCCCATTCTCGCAGTATGCGGTCGCGAGCTCCGGTCAGGGGAGTCCGGTGCCGCTCACCATCCTGGTCGCGCTCCTGGTGTGTCTGATCCCGACGACCATCGGCGGCCTTCTCTCGGCCATCGGCATTGCAGGGATGGACCGGATGATTCAGGCCAACGTCATCGCGACGTCCGGCCGAGCCATCGAGGCAGCAGGCGACGTCGACGTGCTGCTTCTCGACAAGACGGGCACTATCACGCTGGGCAACCGGCAGGCGACCGACTTCCTACCGGCCGATGGCGTCAAGGAGAGCGAGCTCGCGGACGCGGCGCAGCTCTCATCGTTGGCCGACGAGACCCCTGAGGGGCGCTCGATCGTCGTCTTGGCAAAAGAGAAGCACGGACTGCGCGGGCGGGAGGTGGAGGCGCTCGGCGCGACGTTCGTGCCGTTTACCGCGCAGACCCGTATGAGCGGTGTCGACCTCGGCGGGAGGAGGATCCGCAAGGGCGCGACGGACGCGATCGTCCGATTCGTCGAGGAGAGCCGTGGCACTTTCCCGGCGGAGGTCCGCGCGATCGTCGACGAGGTTGCCAAGCTGGGGGCGACGCCGCTCGTGGTCGCGGATGGCTCACGCGTGCTGGGCGTGGTCCAACTCAAAGACATCGTGAAGGGCGGGATCCGGGAGCGCTTTGCTGAGATGCGTCGCATCGGAATCAAGACCGTGATGATCACCGGCGACAACCCACTCACGGCTGCGGCGATCGCCGCAGAGGCCGGCGTCGACGACTTCCTCGCTGAAGCCACCCCCGAGGCGAAGCTCGCAATGATCCGGGACTACCAGCGGAAGGGGCACCTCGTCGCGATGACGGGTGACGGCACCAACGACGCCCCCGCGCTCGCTCAAGCGGACGTCGCGGTCGCGATGAACACCGGCACGCAGGCGGCGAAGGAAGCCGGGAACATGGTCGATCTGGACTCGAATCCGACCAAACTCCTGTCCATCGTCGAGATCGGCAAGCAGATGCTGATGACCCGCGGGGCTCTGACGACGTTCAGCATCGCAAACGACCTCGCGAAATACTTCGCGATCATCCCGGCGGCGTTCGTCGCGACCTATCCGGCGCTCGGCGCGCTCAACGTCATGCGGCTGCATTCACCGACGACGGCGGTGCTCAGCGCCGTCATCTTCAACGCGCTCATCATCATCGCGCTCATCCCGCTTGCGCTCCGGGGCATCCAGTACCGGCCCGCCCCCGCGCTCGCGCTTCTCCGCAGGAACATCCTCGTCTACGGCTTCGGCGGGGTCCTGCTCCCGTTTCCCTGCATCAAGCTCATCGACCTCGCGCTGACGGCGAGCGGCGTGAGTTGAAAGGAGTCGTCGATGTTCGCCACGCTACGTCCCGCAGCCTCCCTCCTCGCGCTCTTCACGCTGCTTACCGGCGTTGTTTATCCGCTGGCTGTCACCGGAGGCGCGCAGGCCCTCTTCCCGGCGCAGGCGAACGGTAGCCTCCTGAAAGCCAACGGGCAGGTCGTCGGATCTCGCCTGATCGGGCAGCAGTTCGACGACGTGCGGTACTTCTGGGGACGCCCCTCGGCGACCAAGCCGGGCGCCTACGACGCCGCGGCATCGACGGGCTCGAACTTCGGTCCAACGAACCCCGCGCTCGCCACGGCCGTGCGTGAGCGTGTAGCTGCCATCCGAACCGCGCATCCGGAGCGAGCATCGACGCTGGTCCCCGTCGACCTCGTGACTGCGTCGGGAAGCGGGCTCGACCCGCACATCTCACCTGCGTCTGCGCTCTACCAAGTGCACCGGGTGGCAGCGGCTCGGGGGCTGGCCCCGGACCGCGTCAGGTCCCTCGTACTCGACCACGTCGAGGGCAGGTCGCTCGGCGTCCTCGGCGAGCCGCGGGTGAACGTCGTTCTGCTCAACGTCGCGCTTGACGAACTGGCCCGAGGCGGCGCCTAACTGTACGAACGGGCGGAACTTTCACGGATGAGTGACTCAGGAGACAGACCCGATCCCGACGCCCTCCTGCGGCGCATGCGGGCAGAAGAGGCACGGGCGAGGCGCGGCAAGCTGAAGATCTTCTTTGGTTTCGCCCCCGGGGTCGGCAAGACGTACCGCATGCTCCAGGTGGCACGCGACCTCGTCGCGGACCAGCGCCTCGACGTGGTCGTCGGTGTTGTCGAGGACCACCGTCGGATCGAGACTGCCCGCCTGGTGCTCGGGCTCGAGCTGTTACCCAGGCGGAAGGTTCCATATCGCGGCCATACACTCGACGAGTTCGATCTCGACGCCGCGCTCGCGCGGAAGCCGAAGCTGTTGCTCGTCGACGAGCTCGCGCACACCAACGCCGCCGGTTCGCGCCATCCGAAGCGGTGGCAGGACGTCGAGGAGTTGCTCGACGCTGGCATCGACGTGTTGACGACGATGAACGTACAGCATGTCGAGAGCCTCAACGACGTCATCGCGCAGATCTCGCGCATTCAGGTGCGCGAGACCGTCCCCGACTCCGTGGTGGATCGAGCCGACGCGATCGAACTCGTCGACATCGCTCCCGAGGAGCTCCTCGAGCGTTTGAAGGAGGGGAAAGTCTATCTTCCCGACCAGGCCAGGCGCGCCGCCGCGCACTTCTTCCAGCGCGGGAACCTGCTGGCCCTGCGCGAGCTTGCCCTGCGAAGGACCGCTCAGCGTGTCGATGAAGACGTGCGAGCGTACCGCGAGGAGCACGGCGTCGCAGTCCCCTGGCCAGCCGGAGAGCGAATCGTGGTTTGCGTCGGCCCAGCTCCGAGCTCTGGCAGGTTGATCCGCGCGGCGGCACGCATGGCGGCTGGCCTGCGCTGCCCGTGGATGGCGTCGTACGTCGAATCCACGACCGCGCGCCCCATGAGTGACACCGACCGGCTTCAATTGGAGGGGCACTTGCGGGTTGCCGAGACGCTCGGCGCTACGGTCACGCGGCTTGCGGGGCCAAGTGTCTCCGGCGCGCTGCTGGACTACGCGCGCAAGAA
Coding sequences within:
- the kdpC gene encoding potassium-transporting ATPase subunit KdpC, which codes for MFATLRPAASLLALFTLLTGVVYPLAVTGGAQALFPAQANGSLLKANGQVVGSRLIGQQFDDVRYFWGRPSATKPGAYDAAASTGSNFGPTNPALATAVRERVAAIRTAHPERASTLVPVDLVTASGSGLDPHISPASALYQVHRVAAARGLAPDRVRSLVLDHVEGRSLGVLGEPRVNVVLLNVALDELARGGA
- the kdpF gene encoding K(+)-transporting ATPase subunit F; this encodes MSPLLILGGALAVLLLIYLGFALLYPEKMS
- a CDS encoding VOC family protein: MGLPEGPKAQEFHASVRVKNLARSTRFYAWLLGSEPKEWTHRDSTFVHPELHTNFVVVVADNKELHHDTLAHLGIDVGTKAAVIRAYELAKAAVVTVQKPPRTTWRGTPLHELWLEDPDGNSIEIYARLTPDELAEKPENLEPSALA
- the kdpA gene encoding potassium-transporting ATPase subunit KdpA, translating into MTANTILQFSVFFVALVALALRLGSYMARVYAGEAWLAQRVLGPIERLLYRVAGVRPDEEMSWKQYAVSVLVFNLLGALSVYVLQRLQGALPLNPTGLANVSPEVSFNTAVSFATNTNWQTYGGETTMSHLTQMLGLAVQNFVSAATGMAVLVAFIRGFTRRTAEGLGSFWVDLTRSTLYVLLPLSCVLALLLVSQGVVQTFSGSATARLLDPVTAESGTIVDQTLALGPAASQIAIKQLGTNGGGFFNVNSAHPFENPTPLSNFLEVLAILLIPAALCFSFGALVRDRRQGWAVFAAMLAVFIPLLVATTCFEQAGNPRFTGEGVDQATSTLSAGGNMEGKEARFGIANSALWATATTAASNGSVNAMHDSFTPLGGLVPMWLMQLGEIIFGGVGSGLYGMLVYAVIAVFIAGLMVGRTPEYLGKKIEAYEMKMASLVILLPAAAVLIGAAVACVVPAGTAPLGNPGAHGFSEILYAFSSGANNNGSAFGGLSVSGTFYATAIGLCMLIGRFWVIVPVLAIAGSFAKKKLVPASAGTLPTHTPLFVGLLVGTIVLVGALTFIPALALGPIVEHLQLSGR
- the kdpB gene encoding potassium-transporting ATPase subunit KdpB, with protein sequence MSDSAHHPRPLFELSIVRPAIVDAFKKLDPRCMLKKPVMFVVEVGSAFTTLLFVHAAFTGRGDAHPGFILAVALWLWFTVLFANFAEAMAEGRGKAQADTLRKARQDVIAKRLRRGVEHTEQLADPARRADALDEVASSSLRIDDVVFVAAGELIPADGEVIAGVASVDESAITGESAPVIRESGGDRSAATGGTRVLSDWLVIRVTTNPGETFLDRMIAMVEGAKRKKTPNEIALDILLAALTIVFLLATVTLLPFSQYAVASSGQGSPVPLTILVALLVCLIPTTIGGLLSAIGIAGMDRMIQANVIATSGRAIEAAGDVDVLLLDKTGTITLGNRQATDFLPADGVKESELADAAQLSSLADETPEGRSIVVLAKEKHGLRGREVEALGATFVPFTAQTRMSGVDLGGRRIRKGATDAIVRFVEESRGTFPAEVRAIVDEVAKLGATPLVVADGSRVLGVVQLKDIVKGGIRERFAEMRRIGIKTVMITGDNPLTAAAIAAEAGVDDFLAEATPEAKLAMIRDYQRKGHLVAMTGDGTNDAPALAQADVAVAMNTGTQAAKEAGNMVDLDSNPTKLLSIVEIGKQMLMTRGALTTFSIANDLAKYFAIIPAAFVATYPALGALNVMRLHSPTTAVLSAVIFNALIIIALIPLALRGIQYRPAPALALLRRNILVYGFGGVLLPFPCIKLIDLALTASGVS